A window from Photobacterium leiognathi encodes these proteins:
- a CDS encoding VirK/YbjX family protein, with translation MRYSDTTGIDRIRKKFRLYCWCVLSPKVTNELISCFDVPLLKKLITVHPSFIEKPLKPYGCLSWDKNQRTRMLKKHLQFMLNNFSSNLLNIYQHKGYKLWQITDKNDNIYNIYLDAGYSREGSIGITLTDNNDTQLYCISFTVNQEQSLLHIGALQGPDSDIENRQALIKQLTKGLYGLRPKALMVELVLIFADCYQLKNITAVSNKGHIYQALRYIGSKRTAVSCDYDELWQEYNGIKQNKELYQLPLSPKRKDLTLLNRNKRKLYKHRYQWLDELKPSLQLALQSSK, from the coding sequence ATGCGTTATTCAGACACCACAGGGATTGATAGAATCAGGAAAAAGTTTCGCCTCTATTGCTGGTGTGTTTTATCGCCTAAAGTAACTAATGAATTAATAAGCTGCTTCGATGTTCCATTGCTTAAAAAATTAATTACGGTACACCCATCTTTTATTGAAAAACCATTAAAACCATACGGTTGCTTGTCATGGGATAAAAACCAAAGAACACGGATGCTGAAAAAGCATCTGCAATTTATGCTGAACAATTTTTCTTCAAACCTTTTAAATATATACCAGCATAAAGGCTATAAACTTTGGCAAATAACAGATAAGAACGACAATATTTACAATATATATCTTGATGCAGGTTACTCACGCGAGGGCTCTATCGGCATTACATTAACGGATAATAACGATACACAGTTGTATTGTATTAGTTTTACCGTTAACCAGGAGCAAAGCCTTTTACATATTGGTGCTTTACAAGGCCCAGACAGTGATATTGAGAACCGTCAAGCACTTATTAAACAGTTAACCAAAGGATTGTATGGCTTACGCCCTAAAGCATTAATGGTTGAATTAGTTCTTATTTTTGCGGACTGTTACCAATTAAAAAATATTACTGCCGTTAGCAATAAAGGTCATATTTACCAAGCACTACGTTATATTGGTTCAAAACGCACTGCTGTTAGTTGTGACTATGATGAGTTATGGCAAGAATATAATGGTATTAAGCAAAACAAAGAATTATATCAGTTGCCGTTATCACCGAAACGAAAAGACTTAACCCTACTCAATAGAAATAAGCGCAAGCTGTATAAACATCGTTATCAGTGGCTTGATGAGTTAAAGCCATCACTGCAATTAGCTCTTCAATCATCAAAGTAA
- the ppsA gene encoding phosphoenolpyruvate synthase, which produces MQKHTLWFNTLSMNDVNQVGGKNASLGEMVSNLSNAGVSVPNGFATTSHAFHEFLEYEGLNNRIYDLLGTLDVNDVDALRETGSTIRNWILDAPFPRELEQSIRRDYLELIDGNQALSVAVRSSATAEDLPDASFAGQQETFLNVKGVDAVLEATKHVYASLFNDRAISYRVHQGFDHKGIALSAGIQRMVRSDKAASGVMFTLDTESGFDQVVFITSSWGLGEMVVQGAVNPDEFYVHKPMLEAGHAPIVRKNFGSKLIKMIYSDNQEISKQVDIVDTSAEEQHQFSINDEEIKELAKQAMIIEKHYQRPMDIEWAKDGIDGKLYIVQARPETVCSQESQNVIERYELNNKADVLLEGRAIGQRIGSGKVRLVDSLDQMSLVQEGDVLVTDMTDPDWEPVMKRASAIITNRGGRTCHAAIIARELGIPAIVGCGNATEVLIDGAVITASCAEGETGYVYQGELNYEVRRSSVDELPILPTKVMMNVGNPERAFDFAQLPNEGVGLARLEFIINKMIGIHPKALLNFDAQSDELKAQISEKIKGYNDPIDFYVSKLTEGISTIAAAFWPKRVIVRMSDFKSNEYSNLIGGQSFEPHEENPMLGFRGASRYISPVFEDCFELETQAIKRVRNDMGLKNVEIMIPFVRTPSEAASVIELLAKNDLRRGDQGLKVIMMCELPSNAVLADDFLKYFDGFSIGSNDMTQLTLGLDRDSGDVAHLFDERNPAVKAMLKMAIDAATKAGKYVGICGQGPSDHDDLAKWLMDQGISSVSLNPDTVIDTWLKLGNVNNNH; this is translated from the coding sequence ATGCAAAAGCACACCCTTTGGTTCAATACGTTATCAATGAATGATGTGAACCAAGTTGGCGGTAAGAATGCCTCGCTTGGTGAAATGGTTTCAAACCTTTCAAATGCGGGAGTGTCTGTTCCTAACGGATTCGCGACTACCTCTCACGCATTCCATGAGTTTTTAGAATATGAAGGGCTGAATAATCGTATTTACGATTTGCTAGGTACTCTTGATGTTAATGATGTAGATGCACTACGTGAAACAGGTTCAACCATCCGTAATTGGATTTTAGATGCGCCGTTTCCACGTGAATTAGAACAGAGCATCCGTCGTGATTACCTTGAATTGATTGATGGTAATCAAGCACTTTCTGTAGCGGTTCGTTCATCTGCAACCGCAGAAGATTTACCTGATGCTTCCTTTGCGGGGCAACAAGAAACATTCCTTAATGTAAAAGGCGTTGATGCTGTTTTAGAAGCAACGAAGCATGTTTATGCATCATTGTTTAATGATCGCGCCATTTCTTACCGTGTTCACCAAGGTTTTGATCACAAGGGTATTGCACTGTCTGCGGGTATTCAACGCATGGTGCGCTCTGATAAAGCAGCCTCTGGTGTGATGTTTACGCTTGATACTGAATCTGGTTTTGATCAAGTGGTGTTCATTACCTCTTCTTGGGGTTTAGGTGAAATGGTAGTGCAGGGTGCTGTAAACCCTGATGAGTTTTATGTTCACAAACCAATGCTTGAAGCTGGACATGCGCCGATCGTAAGAAAGAACTTTGGTTCAAAACTCATCAAGATGATCTATTCAGATAACCAAGAAATTAGTAAGCAAGTCGACATTGTTGATACTTCAGCTGAAGAACAGCACCAGTTCTCAATTAATGATGAAGAAATTAAAGAGCTTGCAAAACAAGCAATGATCATTGAAAAGCACTATCAACGTCCGATGGATATTGAGTGGGCTAAAGATGGTATTGATGGCAAGCTTTACATTGTTCAAGCGCGTCCTGAAACGGTATGTTCGCAAGAATCTCAAAACGTAATTGAACGCTATGAGCTTAATAATAAAGCAGATGTGTTATTAGAAGGTCGTGCTATTGGTCAACGTATCGGTAGCGGTAAAGTCCGCTTGGTTGATTCACTTGATCAAATGTCACTGGTTCAAGAAGGGGATGTCCTTGTTACTGATATGACAGATCCAGATTGGGAACCTGTGATGAAGCGTGCTTCAGCGATTATTACTAACCGTGGCGGTCGTACATGTCACGCTGCTATTATTGCTCGTGAGTTAGGTATTCCTGCGATTGTCGGATGTGGTAATGCTACAGAAGTACTAATCGATGGCGCTGTTATTACTGCTTCATGCGCAGAAGGTGAAACAGGTTATGTTTATCAAGGTGAGTTGAACTATGAAGTTCGACGCTCATCGGTAGATGAACTACCAATTCTACCAACTAAAGTGATGATGAATGTGGGGAACCCTGAGCGCGCATTCGATTTTGCGCAGCTACCGAATGAAGGCGTAGGTTTAGCGCGTTTAGAATTTATCATCAATAAAATGATTGGCATTCACCCTAAAGCGTTACTTAATTTTGATGCGCAAAGTGACGAGTTAAAAGCGCAGATCAGCGAGAAAATCAAAGGTTATAACGATCCTATTGATTTCTACGTAAGTAAACTGACGGAAGGCATCTCAACCATTGCTGCGGCATTCTGGCCAAAACGTGTGATTGTACGTATGTCTGATTTCAAATCGAATGAGTACAGTAACTTAATTGGTGGTCAAAGTTTCGAGCCACATGAAGAGAACCCTATGTTAGGTTTCCGTGGTGCATCTCGTTATATCTCTCCAGTGTTTGAAGACTGCTTTGAGCTTGAAACACAAGCGATCAAACGTGTTCGTAATGATATGGGCTTAAAGAACGTAGAGATTATGATCCCGTTTGTTCGTACGCCTAGTGAAGCTGCATCGGTTATTGAGTTACTGGCGAAAAATGACTTACGCCGAGGTGATCAAGGTCTGAAAGTGATCATGATGTGTGAACTGCCATCAAATGCCGTACTTGCGGATGATTTCTTAAAGTACTTTGACGGTTTCTCCATTGGTTCGAACGATATGACTCAGTTAACGCTTGGTTTGGATCGTGATTCTGGTGATGTTGCACACCTCTTTGATGAGCGTAACCCTGCGGTTAAAGCAATGCTGAAAATGGCGATTGATGCGGCAACAAAAGCGGGTAAGTACGTCGGAATTTGTGGTCAAGGACCATCAGACCATGATGATTTAGCTAAGTGGTTAATGGATCAAGGTATTAGCTCGGTATCATTAAACCCAGACACTGTGATTGATACTTGGTTAAAGCTAGGAAATGTTAATAACAACCATTAA
- the ppsR gene encoding posphoenolpyruvate synthetase regulatory kinase/phosphorylase PpsR encodes MHPKIRTRDVFYISDGTAITCQTVGHAVLAQFPLKVNEQTFPFIENGHKVTEVIKEIERSFLATGEKPLVFFSMVVPEIKQQLLSANALFYDVLQTMVNFVAEDLQLEAKPQLQRSHSVGKDQDGYFDRIAAIEYTLSHDDGISLRGLEEADLILLGVSRSGKTPTSLYMAMQFGLRVVNYPFIAEDLAKMRLLPEFEIHRHKLFGLTIDPERLTEIRSSRLANSDYASEKQCEEELLSVESLFRREAIPYINTSSMSVEEISTRILERTGLQRRLF; translated from the coding sequence ATGCATCCCAAAATTAGAACTCGTGACGTATTCTACATTTCTGATGGAACCGCTATTACTTGTCAGACAGTTGGTCATGCTGTGCTTGCTCAGTTCCCTCTTAAAGTCAATGAACAGACCTTTCCCTTTATTGAGAATGGGCACAAAGTCACTGAAGTGATAAAAGAGATAGAACGATCTTTTTTAGCGACGGGAGAAAAGCCTTTGGTTTTCTTCTCTATGGTTGTGCCAGAAATAAAACAACAGCTATTGTCAGCAAATGCCCTGTTCTACGATGTATTACAAACCATGGTCAATTTCGTTGCTGAAGATCTACAGCTAGAAGCCAAGCCACAACTGCAACGCTCACACAGTGTCGGTAAAGATCAAGACGGCTATTTTGATCGAATAGCGGCTATCGAATACACCCTTTCACACGATGACGGCATCTCTCTTCGTGGTTTAGAGGAAGCTGATTTAATATTGCTTGGCGTGTCACGCAGTGGGAAAACGCCCACCAGCCTTTATATGGCAATGCAATTTGGTTTAAGAGTAGTGAACTATCCGTTTATTGCAGAAGATTTAGCAAAAATGCGTTTATTACCTGAATTTGAAATTCACCGCCATAAGCTGTTTGGCTTAACCATAGATCCAGAGCGCTTAACAGAAATTCGCAGCAGCCGACTCGCTAACAGTGACTATGCCAGTGAAAAACAATGTGAAGAGGAACTACTGAGTGTCGAGAGCTTATTCAGACGAGAAGCGATTCCTTACATCAATACATCAAGTATGTCGGTAGAAGAGATCTCAACCCGTATATTAGAGAGAACGGGATTACAACGTCGTTTATTCTGA
- a CDS encoding lysozyme inhibitor LprI family protein: MNKYLFLVLVCVSFPTFAAKKVLDCDNPRNTLEINECAAGKLDSAQAELSKYFTASLEHNKEDPKLVKAIEQAQQDWEVYMKAQCSAVYTQWRDGTIRNVMALDCKTQLTKERTHDIWMHFLTYMDSTPPVLPEPPKN, from the coding sequence ATGAATAAGTATCTGTTTCTTGTTTTAGTTTGTGTATCGTTTCCAACGTTTGCAGCAAAGAAAGTATTGGATTGCGATAATCCTCGTAACACCCTTGAAATCAATGAATGTGCTGCAGGTAAGTTAGATTCAGCTCAAGCGGAATTATCGAAATATTTTACAGCTAGTCTTGAGCATAATAAAGAAGATCCAAAGCTCGTTAAGGCGATTGAACAAGCCCAACAAGATTGGGAAGTGTATATGAAAGCCCAGTGTAGTGCGGTTTATACGCAGTGGCGTGACGGTACGATCCGTAATGTAATGGCGTTAGATTGTAAAACCCAGCTAACCAAAGAAAGAACTCATGATATCTGGATGCATTTCTTAACTTATATGGACAGTACGCCTCCGGTATTACCAGAACCACCAAAGAACTAA
- a CDS encoding choice-of-anchor I family protein yields MKKPLLTALVISSLSSSFNFAHATEKPFEINLIGRALLNAQSPEGAAEIVAYQNSKKRIFAINGSGKTSTVEIIDATKFNVSDLKQSAKGVTNNSNLSSVYTINLAEHTKGNANSIAIAETQALAAVAIAADKTCEKGSIAFYDISGDKPAFIKNVEVGYLPDMVTFTPDETKVIVANEGEPSGDYLTDPEGSIGIITIDNGKVADKATLLGFNQFNVQQTKLEQQGMVFSNPNGQTIKGKKIVSTVAQDIEPEYVAVSKDSKKAYASLQENNGIAIVDLATNTITLQGLGFKDWSKYKMDASDKDGGINMKAYPGLYGMYQPDTLASYTVNGKSYVVIANEGDGREYFFDAQDEDACKEQGGLDFDKKDGCLSFVNDIRAKKLTLTGNFNYLKNDETDIGRLKVNPQLGDKDGDGKYEALYTFGGRSFSILDSQGKMIFDSGDEIGLLTAKIHGQAFNNDEDENAGDARSDAKGAEPEALTVGQVGDRTYAFIGLERMGGVVVYDITEPSKAHYVDYFINRGLEEGKAITGDLAPEGMTFVSAENSATGKPLVIIGNEISGSVAVWEISSK; encoded by the coding sequence GTGAAAAAGCCATTATTGACAGCACTAGTAATTTCTTCTTTATCCTCTTCATTTAATTTTGCTCACGCCACTGAAAAGCCGTTTGAAATAAATCTTATTGGTCGTGCTTTATTAAATGCACAATCTCCCGAAGGTGCAGCAGAAATTGTCGCCTATCAAAATAGTAAAAAACGAATTTTTGCAATTAATGGCTCAGGCAAAACATCGACAGTCGAAATTATTGACGCCACTAAATTTAATGTATCTGATTTAAAACAATCTGCTAAAGGTGTAACCAATAATAGTAATCTATCTTCTGTTTATACAATTAATTTAGCAGAACATACGAAAGGTAATGCAAATAGTATTGCGATAGCTGAAACACAGGCATTGGCTGCTGTGGCTATTGCAGCAGATAAAACCTGTGAAAAAGGCTCGATTGCTTTTTATGACATAAGTGGAGATAAGCCTGCTTTTATTAAGAATGTCGAAGTGGGCTATTTGCCAGATATGGTGACATTTACGCCAGATGAAACCAAAGTTATTGTTGCCAATGAAGGTGAGCCATCAGGTGATTACCTCACAGATCCAGAGGGTTCTATTGGTATTATTACGATTGATAATGGAAAAGTAGCTGATAAAGCAACATTACTAGGCTTTAACCAATTTAATGTGCAGCAAACCAAGCTTGAGCAACAAGGAATGGTTTTCTCAAATCCTAATGGACAGACCATTAAGGGGAAGAAAATTGTTAGTACAGTCGCGCAAGATATTGAGCCGGAATATGTTGCTGTTTCAAAAGACAGTAAAAAAGCTTACGCTTCATTACAAGAAAATAACGGTATTGCGATAGTCGATTTAGCAACGAACACGATTACCTTACAAGGGCTAGGTTTTAAAGATTGGTCGAAATATAAAATGGATGCATCTGATAAAGATGGTGGCATTAATATGAAGGCTTATCCTGGTCTTTATGGTATGTACCAACCTGATACGTTAGCCAGTTATACCGTTAACGGCAAAAGCTACGTTGTGATTGCCAATGAAGGTGATGGGCGTGAATATTTCTTTGACGCCCAAGATGAAGACGCCTGTAAAGAACAAGGCGGTTTAGACTTTGATAAAAAAGACGGTTGTCTCTCGTTTGTTAACGATATTCGCGCTAAGAAATTAACTCTAACTGGTAACTTTAATTATTTAAAAAATGATGAAACCGATATTGGTCGTCTAAAAGTTAATCCTCAATTAGGTGATAAAGATGGCGATGGAAAATATGAAGCACTATATACCTTCGGTGGGCGTTCATTTTCTATTCTAGACAGCCAAGGCAAGATGATTTTTGATTCTGGTGATGAAATTGGGCTGCTAACTGCCAAGATCCACGGTCAAGCATTTAATAATGATGAAGATGAAAATGCAGGTGATGCACGCTCTGATGCAAAAGGTGCAGAACCAGAAGCGTTAACAGTGGGTCAAGTAGGTGATAGAACTTACGCCTTCATTGGCCTAGAGCGTATGGGTGGTGTAGTTGTTTATGATATTACTGAACCGAGTAAGGCACATTATGTTGATTACTTTATCAACCGTGGTTTGGAAGAAGGCAAAGCGATTACGGGTGATTTAGCACCGGAAGGGATGACATTTGTTTCTGCAGAAAACAGCGCAACAGGTAAGCCACTTGTTATTATTGGTAATGAAATTTCAGGCAGTGTTGCCGTGTGGGAAATATCATCTAAATGA